From a single Chlorocebus sabaeus isolate Y175 chromosome X, mChlSab1.0.hap1, whole genome shotgun sequence genomic region:
- the RBMXL3 gene encoding RNA-binding motif protein, X-linked-like-3 — MMEADRPEKLFVGGLNLETDEKALEAEFVKYGRIINVFLIKDRETNKSRGFAFVTFESPADAKAAARDLNGKYLDGKAIKVAQAIKPAFKSSWWGPLPPGSSSRSRFPHGTRGCGSSPQRPHSWGGPDGGHGYAGYFDQWPYRALMPRKRGPPPQRWAGPLRKRATPSSLARSVGSGMRGKAPAVWGREGYSSVQLQRWAGPPCKRAAPPSSLARIGGAGMPGKAPAMWGREGYSGPLPRCRDPGDFIRALREYSRRYYSHSSVRDYCPLRGYGKQNSYRGRHRDYVDHASGGSYRAPLESYGGPCRATPGRGTPPSYGGGYRYEGYRGRSPDALPITLPDAYSGGRDSSSNGRSDRYGGRGHYEEYGGPSPDTYSGGRSPIAYSRGRDSSSNSYSRSHRYRGGGHYEEYQGRSPEATYSGGRSPEAASSGGRSPEAASSGGRSPEAASSGGRSPEAASSGGRHSSSNSYGGSQRYGGGGHYEEYRGCSQDTHSGGRSPDTHSGGRYPSAHTGGHSPDAHSGDRSTDACSRGHNSSSNSYGRSDHYGGGGSYEEYRGPSPDTYSRGRDSSSNSHGLSHRYGGGGRYEEYGGRSPDAYGGGHDSSINSYGLSDRYAGGGRYKEYLGSSPDAYGGGRNSSSNSYGRSDSYSRGRDRVGRPDLGLPLPMERSSPHLHDSYSRSSCRVPRGGGHQGSRLEKGEGWSRY, encoded by the coding sequence ATGATGGAAGCGGATCGCCCAGAGAAGCTTTTCGTTGGGGGCCTCAACCTCGAAACCGACGAGAAAGCCCTCGAGGCTGAGTTTGTCAAGTATGGCCGCATCATCAACGTTTTCCTGATAAAAGACCGAGAAACCAACAAATCGAGGGGCTTCGCGTTCGTCACCTTCGAAAGCCCTGCAGATGCCAAGGCCGCCGCCAGAGATCTGAATGGCAAGTACCTTGATGGTAAGGCCATCAAGGTGGCCCAGGCCATCAAACCAGCATTCAAGAGCAGCTGGTGGGGGCCACTGCCCCCCGGCAGCAGCAGTCGCTCGAGGTTCCCACACGGAACCCGTGGGTGTGGCAGCAGCCCACAGCGACCCCACTCCTGGGGCGGGCCTGATGGCGGCCACGGCTACGCGGGGTATTTTGACCAGTGGCCCTACAGGGCCCTGATGCCCAGGAAGCGTGGGCCACCACCACAGCGCTGGGCCGGCCCACTCCGCAAGAGGGCCACGCCGTCGAGCCTGGCTCGCAGCGTTGGCAGTGGAATGCGCGGGAAGGCCCCGGCTGTGTGGGGGCGAGAGGGCTACTCAAGCGTGCAGCTGCAGCGATGGGCCGGCCCACCCTGCAAGAGGGCTGCGCCCCCGTCGAGCCTGGCTCGCATTGGTGGCGCTGGAATGCCTGGGAAGGCGCCGGCCATGTGGGGGCGAGAGGGCTACTCAGGCCCACTGCCCCGGTGCCGTGACCCCGGGGATTTTATCCGCGCGCTCAGAGAGTACAGCCGCCGCTATTATAGCCACTCCAGTGTCCGGGACTACTGTCCCTTGAGAGGCTATGGCAAGCAAAACAGCTACAGGGGTCGCCACCGTGACTACGTGGATCATGCCAGCGGAGGCTCCTACCGAGCGCCCCTCGAGAGCTACGGAGGCCCGTGCCGCGCCACCCCTGGGCGGGGGACACCGCCATCTTACGGAGGAGGATACCGCTATGAGGGGTACCGGGGCCGCTCACCCGACGCCTTGCCCATCACCTTGCCAGATGCCTACAGCGGGGGCCGCGACAGTTCCAGCAACGGCCGGAGCGACCGCTATGGAGGAAGAGGCCACTACGAGGAGTATGGAGGCCCTTCCCCTGACACCTACAGCGGGGGCCGCTCGCCCATCGCCTACAGCAGAGGCCGCGACAGTTCCAGCAACAGTTACAGCCGGAGCCACCGCTACAGAGGAGGAGGCCACTACGAGGAGTACCAAGGTCGCTCGCCCGAGGCCACCTACAGCGGGGGCCGCTCGCCCGAGGCCGCCAGCAGCGGGGGCCGCTCGCCCGAGGCCGCCAGCAGCGGGGGCCGCTCGCCCGAGGCCGCCAGCAGCGGGGGCCGCTCGCCCGAGGCCGCCAGCAGCGGGGGCCGCCACAGTTCCAGCAACAGTTATGGCGGGAGCCAACGCTATGGAGGCGGAGGCCACTACGAGGAGTACCGAGGCTGCTCGCAGGACACCCACAGCGGGGGCCGCTCGCCTGACACCCACAGCGGTGGCCGCTATCCCAGTGCTCACACTGGGGGCCACTCGCCCGACGCCCACAGCGGGGACCGCTCCACCGATGCCTGCAGCAGGGGCCACAACAGTTCCAGCAACAGTTACGGCCGGAGCGACCACTACGGAGGAGGAGGCAGCTACGAGGAGTACCGAGGCCCCTCGCCCGACACCTACAGCAGGGGCCGCGACAGTTCCAGCAACAGTCATGGCCTGAGCCACCGCTACGGAGGAGGAGGCCGCTACGAGGAGTACGGAGGCCGCTCGCCTGACGCCTACGGTGGGGGCCACGACAGTTCCATCAACAGCTACGGCCTGAGTGACCGCTACGCAGGAGGAGGCCGCTATAAGGAGTACCTGGGCAGCTCGCCCGACGCCTACGGTGGCGGCCGCAACAGTTCCAGCAACAGTTACGGCCGGAGCGATAGCTACTCGAGAGGTCGAGATCGGGTAGGCAGACCGGATCTTGGGCTCCCTCTGCCCATGGAAAGGAGCAGCCCTCACCTGCATGATTCTTACAGCCGGTCGAGCTGCAGGGTGCCCAGGGGTGGAGGCCATCAAGGAAGCCGCTTGGAGAAAGGGGAAGGCTGGAGCAGATACTAA